Genomic DNA from Longimicrobiaceae bacterium:
GACCGTACCGCCGGAACCGCCGATGCGCGAGGCGAGCGCTGCCGCCGAGTCGAGAGGCAGCGGCGCACCGGTCACATCGAGCCTGCAGGCGAAGGCGGTCACGCGGCCACCTCGGGCAGGCGCTGGAACTTGTCCACCGTCTCGCGGTCCTCGTTCACCGGCTCGCCGTCCAGCTCCACCCAGGCGTGCGCCGTGAACGGGTACGGCTGCACGCCCAGCGCGAGCTGCGCCGGCACGCCGCGGCGGCGTAGCAGCACGTACAGCGCGAGCGACTGCTCCAGGCACACGGCGCGGCCGGGGAAGAACGCCGCCGCCACCGCCACACGGTATGCCGTGCTCTCGACCATTTCGGCCCGCGCTCCGCCCATCGCGCCGGTCCCTGCCGCCCGGCGCGCCCACGCGATGGACCTGCCGAAGCCGCGCAGCTTGAGCCGAGCGCGCACCGCCAGCAGCGTGAGGGCGCAGAGGCCGATTGAGGGAGCGGCGGGCGTTCTCATGCGAGGACGATCACGCCGAGGCTGGACAGGCGCGCGAGAAGCGCCAGGCAGTCGGCCTCCAGCTGCGCACGCGGCGCGTCGTACTCCGCCTCCAGCACGTCCACCACGGCGGACGCGGATGTGGCGCCGTCCAGCAGCGTCCAGATGCGCGACGCGACCTCGTCCAGCCCCAGGTACTCCCCGGCGCGAGGGTCCAACAGCACGGTGCGCTCGCCCTCCCCCGCCGCGGAGACGTGGGGCGCGCGTCGGTAGATGGCGTCGAGGGCCACCGGCGGAGCCTGCGTCCGCGTCTTCCGGAGCCAGCCTAACATTCGCGCCTCCATCTCGGCGGAAGGTGAACCACACGTTTACAGACCGATTACGCCGGACCGCATCCGACGACTGACCAACTATAATGCAGATTTCGACGTGTTCAAGGCTTGACATCCTGGATAGTTGACGCTCCAGACGGGCCATAGCGATATGGGGCGCTCGGTCGGCCAACCTACCATCAGCCCCGTTGCCGGCGATGCCTGTGCGTCGTACCTCCAACGAAAAACAGGCCGCCGGATGCGCCGGCGACCTGCCTATATCCACCTTCCACCTGCTTCGAGAGGGTGCTGACCCGCTACACCGCGCCGCGCATGTAGTACAGCAGCGCAATCCCGATCCACACCAGCCCCACGAGCGATGCGAGGATGGGCGGCGACGGCCTCAGGTTGCGGCGCAACCCGCGCTCGGCATTCCAGATTCCGAGCACGCAGCCGGCCAGCACCACCACGTCCAACGCGTACCCTGTCCACGCGCCCGCCGGCCCGATGCCGAGCAACGAGGGCACCGCGCTCACGACCAGCGAGCGCAAGGCCAGCGTGCCCAGGCAGGTGGAGCCGACGCCCGCGATCAGGAGTACGGTCTTGTACCGCCGTGAGCCGGCAGAGCCGGGCAGTTCTTTACGTTCCATGCGGGACGTCACGGTGTGGGGATCAGCACGCTGGGCGCGCACGCGGCAGCCGCTCCCAGGAGCCCGAGTGCAGTCAATCCGGTCTCTCTGCTCACGACGCTCACCGCTGGGGGCCGCTGCCACGTTCGCATCCGCCGCACGACACGTCACCGTTCGAGGTGCCGGTTCCGCAGGATGCTCAGGGGTGGACGTTCGCGTCCGGAAGCTCGACCCACCGACCGGTGCCGAGATTGCCGACCTGTGACTGCGGCGTGGCGCGCACCTCGGCCAGCTTGGACGCGAGCGCCTCCAGGGTGGGCGCAGGCAGACGGCTGGGGGCAACGAATCCCTGTACGATGAGAACCTGGTCGTGCTCCGCGCGGGCATGCGTACGCCGCTCGCGGCGAAGGAGCGCCAGCCCGGCGCCCAGCGCCTGAGGCGTCGCATCTGCCGGCAGCACGATCACGTCGGTCTTGCCGGACTCGAACCGCATCACCAGCACCTCCGCGGAGGGCTCGGGGAAGCTGTCCGGCAGCACCACGTCGACGGGCCCGCGAACGGGGCCCTGCGCATGCAGCTCCGTCCGAAACCCCACCAGCGACGCGGCCAGCACCAGACCACCCGCCACCACGCGCGAGATCGATTTCACCATTGGATTGTTCTCTCTGGAGTAGGATGATGGACGGGAATTCCTAGCTGCCAAGCTTCTCGCAACCGCGCGGCGTGATGGCGACGATCACGGCGTTCGCGTACGTGACGTCCCACGTGCAGAGATACCAATCCTCCAGAAACGGATCGCCACCGCCCCCACCGCCGGCAACGGTTGCGCAAGGCGGTTGATTCGCCCGGTCGCTCGACGGGGCGGCGCTCCCGCCCCATTCCACGAAGCTCCAGTTCACCAGGAACTTGTTGTGAGCCTCGTGATCCGTCTTCCCGAACAGCCCCGTCCCGCACGTCTTGGTGACGGGCACCGTCGCGTACGAGATGAGGTGGTAAATGCCGGGAAGCAGGTGGTCTTCCCCCCGCCGGACCCCGTCGACCTTGAAAACCGACGCCCCAGCAACGGTCACGTCGAGCGAACTCACCATCATGGCGGTCGTGGCTCGGTAATCCATGTCGGCCTCGATGTATCCGAGCCCCGGCTCGAAGCCGACCTTGGTAGTGGCGCTGATGATCAGACTAACGTCCGGCCAGTCCGCCGGAACGCCAGCAGGCAGCCCTCCGGTACTTGGAGGCGTTGGCGGTGGGGGGGTGTCGCCCCCGTCACCCAACGAGCCATTGATCGAGGTGGCGTGGCGGGCAGAGGAGGCATGCGGCCTCGGGTAGATCAGGTCGAGGTTTCGCGGTCCCGACTGCGGCCCGAACACATCAGCACAACCCCAGCATGCGGCGGCGGCGAGAAGGACGGTTGCCGCTTTTCTCATGTGCACTCCTGGGTGAATGTGTGCTCCGGCGCGCAACGCGCCGAACTTCCCGGCATCAACGCGCGGAGTCGCATCGAAGCCGGAAGCGGATGACCAGCGTAGACAGGGATCCCCCGCGGTCCTCGCTCAGGAGCGGTCCAGCCACCGCGATGGTGGACTGGTCCAGGACGGTGGCGGAGAACGGCCCCTTAAAAGGGTTCGGCGTGCGCGCGATCACGACCGGCTTGCCCAAGACGAGGCGGATAATCCGGAGCTCCCCGTCTGAATCCGGCATGCGGTGGTTCAACACCCATACGGGCTCCCGCCGGGGCAAGAGGCCTAGCGAGAAGGCTTGGCTGACGGAGGAGTCGAGCATCACCACCGGCTGGCCTTCCCGGGCTAGACTGGTACGCGCGGGGAACGACATCCCCCCACCATGCCCCACCCGCGACCACCACGTGATGATCTTCCCGCGAGGCGTCTCGAGCGGCGCCGGTTCATAAACCGGCTCCTCGCCTCCGCGGACGATCCGCCGGCCCGTATCCCACGCTTCGCCACGGCGATGCAAGAACAGCGAGTTGCTGTCGTGGGTTCCGGGCTCCGCGAACGCCCGAACGATGGCGATCTCCATCTCATTGTCGGTCCAGCCGGTGAACTCCACGTACGCGGCGTCGTCGACGGGCAAGCGC
This window encodes:
- a CDS encoding lasso peptide biosynthesis B2 protein, with product MRTPAAPSIGLCALTLLAVRARLKLRGFGRSIAWARRAAGTGAMGGARAEMVESTAYRVAVAAAFFPGRAVCLEQSLALYVLLRRRGVPAQLALGVQPYPFTAHAWVELDGEPVNEDRETVDKFQRLPEVAA
- a CDS encoding PqqD family protein — its product is MLGWLRKTRTQAPPVALDAIYRRAPHVSAAGEGERTVLLDPRAGEYLGLDEVASRIWTLLDGATSASAVVDVLEAEYDAPRAQLEADCLALLARLSSLGVIVLA